A stretch of the Gracilinanus agilis isolate LMUSP501 chromosome 4, AgileGrace, whole genome shotgun sequence genome encodes the following:
- the TDRKH gene encoding tudor and KH domain-containing protein, with amino-acid sequence MSTEWSSWTNLSTIQKIALGLGIPASLTVAYILYRRYRESREERLTFVGEDDIEVEMRVPQEAVKLIIGRQGANIKQLRKQTGARIDVDTEDVGEERVLLISGFPVQVCKAKAAIHQILTENTPVYEQLSVPQRSVGRIIGRGGETIRAICKSSGAKITCDKESEGTLLLTRLIKISGTQKEVAAAKHLILEKVSEDEELRKRIAHSAESRVQRKQPISVKREEVAGPGAAGEPAFPKDMSTSSKKLTPSLGATPSRGGGDMAGLRLERVEHSHEKILSDNSCQEDAGAQASPEMPKFEIPSPDFSFHADEYLEVYVSASENPNHFWIQIIGSRSLQLDKLVNEMTQYYENTQSPEDLTVHVGDIVAAPLPTDGPWYRARVLGTLENGNLDLYFVDFGDNGESPLKDLRAIRSDFLSLPFQAIECSLARIVPSGEHWEEEALDEFDRLTHCAEWKPLVAKISSYVQTGISTWPEIHLYDTTNGQNLDIGLELVRQGFAVELPQDVGEGDAAVPEMLQDILVTETDTSLDSLLSEAKKSPGETPHTLSCLSLSEAASVSGDDGVLAEDDLL; translated from the exons ATGTCTACTGAATGGTCTTCTTGGACAAACCTGTCAACTATTCAGAAAATAGCACTGGGCCTTGGAATCCCAGCCAGCCTGACTGTTGCTTATATCCTCTACCGAAGGTATAGAGAAAGTCGAg aagaacGGTTGACATTCGTTGGGGAAGATGATATTGAGGTGGAGATGCGGGTTCCTCAAGAAGCTGTGAAGCTGATCATTGGCCGTCAAGGAGCCAATATTAAACAG ttgaggaaacagactgGTGCTCGTATTGATGTGGACACAGAAGATGTAGGTGAGGAGCGGGTGCTACTCATCAGTGGCTTTCCTGTCCAGGTTTGCAAAGCCAAAGCAGCAATCCACCAGATCCTGACAGAGAACACCCCTGTGTATGAACAGCTTTCAGTACCTCAGAGATCTGTGGGCAGAATAATAG GGAGGGGTGGAGAGACCATTCGAGCCATCTGCAAGAGCTCTGGGGCCAAAATCACCTGTGACAAGGAATCAGAAGGGACATTACTACTAACAAGACTCATAAAGATCTCAGGAACACAGAAGGAAGTGGCAGCAGCCAAG CATCTCATCCTAGAGAAAGTTTCAGAAGATGAAGAGCTTAGGAAGAGGATTGCTCACTCGGCAGAATCCAGAGTACAGCGCAAGCAACCCATCAGTGTCAAGAGAGAAGAGGTAGCAGGGCCCGGAGCAGCTGGAGAGCCAGCCTTTCCTAAGGACATGAGCACCAGCAGCAAGAAGCTGACTCCCTCCCTGGGTGCCACTCCTAGCCGAGGAGGAGGAGATATGGCTGGGCTGAGACTAGAACGGGTGGAACATTCCCATGAAAAAATACTCAGTGACAACAGCTGCCAGGAGGATGCTGGAGCCCAAGCCAGTCCAGAGATGCCAAAGTTTGAAA TCCCCAGCCCTGACTTCAGTTTCCATGCTGACGAATATCTAGAAGTCTATGTGTCTGCCTCTGAAAACCCCAACCATTTCTGGATCCAGATTATTGGCTCCCGCAGCTTACAGCTGGACAAGCTGGTCAACGAGATGACCCAATACTATGAGAACACTCAGTCA CCTGAAGATCTGACCGTGCACGTGGGTGACATTGTAGCTGCACCTTTACCTACAGATGGGCCCTGGTATCGGGCCCGTGTTCTGGGTACCCTCGAGAATGGGAACCTGGATCTCTACTTTGTTGACTTTGGAGATAATGGAGAGAGCCCACTCAAGGATTTGAGAGCCATCAG gaGTGACTTCCTAAGCCTTCCATTCCAAGCAATAGAATGTAGTCTAGCAAGGATTGTTCCCTCAG GTGAACATTGGGAAGAGGAAGCCCTAGATGAGTTTGACCGCCTCACTCATTGTGCAGAGTGGAAGCCTCTGGTAGCCAAGATTTCCAGCTATGTGCAAACAGGGATTTCTACTTGGCCAGAAATTCACCTTTATGACACAACCAATGGACAG AATCTTGATATTGGGCTAGAACTTGTGCGCCAGGGTTTTGCAGTTGAGCTCCCTCAAGATGTAGGAGAAGGAGATGCTGCTGTCCCTGAGATGCTGCAGGATATATTG GTCACAGAAACAGATACCTCTCTAGATAGCCTCTTGTCTGAGGCCAAGAAAAGCCCTGGAGAGACACCACACACACTCTCATGCCTCAGCTTATCAG AAGCTGCTTCAGTTTCTGGTGATGATGGTGTCCTTGCAGAAGACGACTTGCTCTGA